A window of Clostridium cylindrosporum DSM 605 genomic DNA:
AACCCACATGACATTCTTCAAATTAAGGGTGTTGAAGGCGTTAAGAATTACCTTCTATCAGAAGTTCAAAAGGTATATAGACTTCAAGGGGTTGATATCAACGATAAGCATCTTGAGGTTATAGTTAAGCAAATGCTTAGAAAGATTAAGATAGAAGAACCAGGAGATACAGATCTTCTACATGGTAGCTTAGTTGATATGTTCGAGTTTGGAGAAGAAAATGCAAAGGCTGAAGCTCAAGGATTAAGACCAGCAGTTGGTAAAACAGCTCTGCTTGGTATTACTAAGGCAGCACTTGCTACTGACTCATTCCTATCAGCAGCATCATTCCAAGAAACTACCAGAGTTCTTACAGATGCAGCAATTAAGGGTAAGATTGACCCACTTGTTGGTCTGAAGGAAAATGTAATTATTGGTAAGTTAATACCAGCAGGTTCAGGAATGACTAGATATAGAAGCATTCAAGTTGGAAGTGATAAACCAGAAACAGAAACTATTGAAGTTGAAGAAGAAGTATAATTATTGACACTGAATGCTTTAGGTGTTAGAATTAAGTTTGTGTGAAAAAGACGGTGCATTATTAAAATGCTACCGTCCACACTTAACTTAATTACCTCGAAAATTGACAAGAAAAGTCTTGTTATAATGAAGAGGGGGATATATAATGGTAGAGAAACTGCCCAGCAGCAGAATCGTTGGTGCAAAGCAAACTATAAAGGCTATTAAAGCCTCTAAGGTTGAAGTTGTTTATATAGCTGAAAATGCAGATCAAAAGGTAATCAAACCAATAGTCGACTGTTGTAAAGAGCAGGGGGTTGAGGTTATAACTATACCTACAATGCAAAAGCTTGGACTACTTTG
This region includes:
- a CDS encoding ribosomal L7Ae/L30e/S12e/Gadd45 family protein — encoded protein: MVEKLPSSRIVGAKQTIKAIKASKVEVVYIAENADQKVIKPIVDCCKEQGVEVITIPTMQKLGLLCNIDVGAATACIIKE